Proteins from a single region of Mucilaginibacter daejeonensis:
- a CDS encoding serine hydrolase domain-containing protein — translation MRRKTIARYFMCPFLFMAVTVLTNCSKPLPVARPSAFAPQQRDSLQHFINNYYENAGLPGLSVAIVKGDSIFSTAMGHADSSGKAFTPNTTFMAGSLSEPLLALAVLQLADEGKIGLDKPVITYLPYFKMGGDNYQNVTVKHLLTHTSGIQHYSIMWDNPTFAPNAPETTTRSIAAQQPDFKVPGSRVKRSPYNYDILADMICKVTGQPFEKYVQERVLNGIAMRHSSFIKPNNTAQPFVTSNWLSYQTRQDILYPYNRENGGSGGLHTSATDMANWMFTLLNRASVVPGSQLTDKLLASAMTMQFNTGKGSGIGFGWDIEQIDRDQVFVKSSKYGGFCTTTILIPGKKIGVTVASNITDAGMDPLALSRPLAQWLMGKPLVQPKVPVSILMGKTLAATGNMADAFAVYRSAQQQADSKFDVSPAALSQFGINLLHRVHDRQKALEAFKFCVERFPRSAYAHLNLAEGFIFNKDAPNTRKALAMANSLPDDSGLKARYMAYLKENLEILEEKKS, via the coding sequence ATGAGAAGAAAGACCATAGCGCGGTACTTCATGTGTCCGTTCCTGTTCATGGCTGTGACCGTGCTCACCAACTGCTCAAAGCCCTTACCCGTGGCGCGCCCGAGTGCATTTGCACCCCAGCAAAGGGATAGCCTGCAACACTTCATCAACAACTATTATGAAAATGCCGGCTTGCCGGGCCTCTCGGTGGCTATCGTTAAAGGTGACAGCATCTTCAGTACCGCCATGGGCCATGCCGATAGCAGCGGTAAGGCTTTTACGCCTAACACTACGTTTATGGCCGGCAGTCTATCAGAACCGCTATTGGCATTGGCCGTGCTGCAACTGGCCGATGAAGGCAAGATCGGACTTGACAAGCCGGTGATCACCTACCTGCCCTACTTCAAAATGGGTGGGGACAACTACCAGAACGTTACCGTTAAGCACCTGCTTACTCATACCTCGGGCATACAGCATTACAGCATCATGTGGGATAACCCCACCTTTGCCCCCAACGCTCCCGAGACCACCACGCGCAGCATAGCCGCCCAGCAACCTGACTTTAAGGTGCCTGGGTCACGTGTTAAACGATCCCCCTACAACTACGATATCCTGGCCGATATGATCTGCAAAGTGACCGGCCAGCCCTTTGAAAAATATGTTCAGGAGCGGGTATTGAACGGGATCGCTATGCGGCATTCGTCGTTCATCAAACCCAATAATACCGCCCAGCCCTTTGTCACCAGCAACTGGCTCAGCTATCAAACCCGTCAAGACATCCTGTACCCCTACAACCGTGAGAATGGCGGCAGCGGCGGCCTGCACACCTCGGCCACCGATATGGCCAACTGGATGTTCACCCTGCTGAACCGGGCCTCCGTTGTACCTGGATCACAACTGACAGACAAGCTCCTGGCCAGCGCCATGACCATGCAGTTCAACACTGGCAAGGGTAGCGGCATCGGCTTCGGGTGGGACATTGAACAGATCGACCGTGATCAGGTGTTCGTGAAAAGTAGCAAATATGGCGGTTTTTGCACCACTACGATACTTATTCCTGGTAAAAAGATTGGTGTAACCGTGGCCAGCAATATTACTGATGCAGGTATGGATCCGCTGGCATTGAGCCGCCCGTTAGCGCAATGGCTCATGGGCAAGCCGCTGGTTCAACCCAAGGTACCGGTATCGATACTGATGGGTAAAACGCTCGCGGCCACCGGCAACATGGCCGATGCCTTTGCCGTGTACCGCTCGGCTCAACAACAGGCTGATAGCAAATTCGATGTGAGTCCGGCCGCCCTGAGCCAGTTCGGCATCAATTTGCTGCACCGTGTGCATGACCGGCAAAAAGCACTGGAGGCCTTCAAGTTCTGTGTTGAGCGATTCCCGCGATCGGCTTATGCGCACCTGAACCTGGCCGAAGGCTTTATCTTCAATAAAGATGCTCCTAATACCCGTAAGGCCCTGGCAATGGCCAACTCCCTACCTGATGATTCCGGCCTGAAAGCCCGCTACATGGCCTACCTCAAAGAGAACCTCGAGATACTGGAGGAAAAGAAAAGCTAA
- a CDS encoding polysaccharide lyase, with amino-acid sequence MNLRTHLTRTLTAAVLIPALFTACKKDANTQNPIVDEDATVARAIYSSKSTGFAHGDGTYSQSTAEADMGQLASGTWKNADIYSEQCRIRIPANTLSNGNIVNIDVSDGTEYELTFRVRFGPNFDWSRGGKVGFGFHIGNGFTGCNKADDGTGGTARLMWYNPNGTKTDNSNDAPYFRPYVYYKDMPENCGNNFGKQSKTLSKNTWYTVKIRVKSNTGTSTNGSVLYQIDGVTLLSQTLRWTTDDNFRKIKNITFHTFRGGSDTYWQSASDGLIYYDDLSYTRIAS; translated from the coding sequence ATGAACTTGAGAACTCATTTGACCCGCACGCTTACCGCAGCCGTGCTTATTCCGGCGCTTTTTACAGCGTGCAAAAAGGACGCTAACACACAAAACCCTATCGTTGACGAGGACGCCACCGTGGCCCGCGCCATTTATTCGAGCAAGTCGACCGGCTTTGCGCATGGCGACGGCACTTATTCACAGTCGACCGCCGAGGCCGATATGGGCCAGCTGGCCAGCGGCACCTGGAAAAATGCCGACATTTACAGCGAGCAATGCCGTATACGCATACCGGCCAATACGCTGTCGAACGGTAACATCGTCAATATCGATGTGTCTGACGGTACCGAGTACGAACTGACCTTCCGGGTAAGGTTCGGACCTAATTTTGACTGGAGCCGTGGTGGTAAGGTAGGCTTCGGTTTCCACATCGGTAACGGCTTTACCGGTTGCAACAAGGCCGATGATGGCACCGGCGGTACCGCGCGCCTAATGTGGTACAACCCTAACGGCACCAAGACCGATAACAGCAATGATGCACCTTACTTCAGGCCGTATGTCTATTACAAGGATATGCCCGAAAATTGCGGCAATAACTTTGGCAAGCAGAGTAAAACGCTTAGCAAAAACACCTGGTACACCGTTAAGATCAGGGTAAAAAGTAATACCGGTACCAGCACCAACGGCAGCGTGCTGTATCAGATCGATGGTGTTACGCTGCTGAGCCAAACGTTGCGCTGGACCACCGACGATAACTTCCGTAAGATCAAGAACATCACCTTCCACACTTTCCGTGGCGGCAGTGATACTTACTGGCAATCGGCATCTGATGGTTTGATCTATTATGATGACCTGAGCTATACCCGCATAGCAAGCTAA
- a CDS encoding M20/M25/M40 family metallo-hydrolase, whose translation MNRSLLTSLLLLGMGTTALAQEDSGKPAKATAGKAYTQQIDALAGKPVVKKAFQTIVDLQPETLKDHVLLTEIPAPPYKETERGKKYAEMLKAAGADSVWIDAVGNVIAKRKGKKGKRTVVLEGHLDTVFPEGTDVKIKHRGDTLYAPGIADDTRALAVVLTVLKTVEMNRIETDDDVLFIGAVGEEGQGDLRGVKNLFSDKGPGKIDSYIAVDGTGLNSIVHRGLGSHRYKITYKGLGGHSSGAFGLANPHNALGRAIHYWTTDADKLVRTPGVRATYNVGVIGGGTSVNSIPFESWMEVDMRSESPERVAGMDKLLQAAVQKALKEENAMKMRGPDLTVEVKMVGDRPSGSGDPNTPFVQRTIAATSYFGVEPGLSVSSTNANIPISKGIPAVTIGSGGRSGGAHALGEWFLDDGKAYQATQRALLLLLAEAGLAK comes from the coding sequence ATGAACAGATCTTTACTTACCAGCCTGCTCTTACTAGGCATGGGCACTACCGCCCTTGCACAAGAGGATTCAGGCAAACCCGCCAAAGCAACGGCCGGCAAAGCTTACACGCAGCAGATCGACGCACTGGCTGGCAAGCCGGTGGTCAAAAAAGCGTTCCAAACCATTGTTGACCTACAGCCCGAAACCCTGAAGGACCATGTGCTGCTCACCGAGATACCTGCACCGCCTTACAAAGAGACCGAGCGCGGTAAAAAATATGCCGAGATGTTGAAGGCCGCCGGTGCCGACTCGGTTTGGATAGATGCCGTGGGTAACGTGATCGCTAAACGTAAGGGCAAAAAAGGCAAACGTACCGTAGTGCTGGAAGGCCACCTGGATACGGTGTTCCCTGAAGGGACCGACGTGAAGATCAAGCACCGCGGCGATACCTTATATGCACCAGGCATAGCCGATGATACCCGCGCACTGGCCGTAGTACTTACCGTGCTCAAAACGGTGGAGATGAATAGGATCGAGACCGATGATGATGTGTTATTTATTGGTGCCGTGGGCGAGGAAGGCCAGGGCGACCTGCGTGGCGTGAAGAACCTGTTCAGCGATAAAGGCCCCGGCAAGATCGATAGTTATATAGCGGTAGATGGCACCGGTTTGAACAGCATCGTTCATCGCGGTTTGGGATCGCACCGTTATAAGATCACTTACAAAGGTTTGGGCGGACACTCGTCGGGCGCGTTCGGGTTGGCCAATCCGCATAATGCACTGGGCCGCGCCATCCATTACTGGACCACCGATGCCGACAAACTGGTGCGCACACCCGGCGTACGCGCTACCTACAATGTGGGCGTGATCGGCGGTGGCACGTCGGTGAACTCGATCCCATTTGAATCATGGATGGAGGTGGATATGCGATCAGAAAGCCCCGAACGGGTGGCCGGTATGGATAAGCTGTTACAAGCCGCCGTACAAAAAGCTTTAAAAGAGGAGAACGCCATGAAGATGCGCGGCCCCGACCTTACCGTAGAGGTTAAAATGGTGGGTGACCGTCCATCAGGTTCAGGCGATCCTAACACACCATTCGTGCAGCGCACCATTGCCGCCACCAGCTACTTTGGTGTGGAACCGGGCCTGAGCGTCAGTTCGACCAATGCCAACATTCCGATCTCGAAAGGAATACCTGCTGTGACCATAGGGAGCGGCGGCCGCTCGGGCGGGGCACATGCCCTGGGCGAGTGGTTCCTGGATGATGGCAAAGCCTACCAGGCCACCCAACGCGCCTTGCTGCTTTTATTGGCCGAAGCTGGCCTGGCTAAATAA
- a CDS encoding outer membrane beta-barrel protein, with protein MASSCFGRSFSWVIVVCLVVVAAVCPQVTNAQDILHRSVNDRLTISISGGYAQLNTSWSIAGNVKGQKPNILSELKWTGLKGPVLDVGLRYQFTDHWFVSGKFINTLFRGGTVTDTDYSGDDRTGEAFRIELPVQKGNDKVYDLMLGYRISLADRWRMDISAGYNDYRQHLYLTDPVNRTDLNSTYQNSWRGASVLVAPAFQASSRLTLHGTVKYDQIRYDAVGNWDQVNEFAHPISFRHRANGYGFTVGAGVMYELNRNLSIDLRGYGFKRETGNGTDKLYLANGNESITQFNGARSTGYQLLLGLIVKL; from the coding sequence TTGGCGTCTTCCTGCTTTGGTCGTTCATTCAGTTGGGTCATTGTGGTGTGCCTGGTGGTCGTGGCGGCGGTGTGCCCGCAGGTTACCAACGCGCAAGATATTTTGCACCGATCGGTCAATGACAGGTTAACCATTTCCATTTCGGGTGGATATGCGCAATTGAACACTTCGTGGTCTATCGCCGGTAATGTAAAAGGACAAAAGCCCAATATACTGTCTGAATTGAAATGGACCGGGCTAAAAGGCCCGGTGCTGGATGTGGGTTTGAGATACCAGTTCACCGATCACTGGTTCGTGAGTGGTAAGTTCATCAATACCCTCTTTAGGGGCGGCACCGTTACCGATACCGACTATTCAGGCGACGACCGTACCGGAGAGGCGTTCCGCATCGAGCTGCCTGTGCAAAAAGGCAACGACAAGGTTTATGATCTGATGCTCGGCTACCGCATATCACTTGCCGACCGATGGCGTATGGATATCTCCGCAGGGTACAACGACTATCGACAGCACCTTTACCTGACCGACCCGGTGAACAGGACCGACCTCAACAGCACCTATCAAAATAGCTGGCGCGGAGCGTCGGTGTTGGTGGCTCCTGCGTTTCAAGCATCCTCCAGGCTGACCTTACACGGAACCGTAAAATATGACCAGATACGTTATGATGCGGTAGGGAACTGGGATCAGGTGAATGAATTTGCCCATCCAATCAGTTTCAGGCACCGGGCCAATGGTTATGGCTTTACTGTAGGAGCCGGAGTGATGTATGAATTGAACCGAAACTTATCGATCGATCTGCGAGGATATGGCTTTAAACGAGAGACCGGCAACGGTACGGATAAGCTTTACCTGGCCAATGGAAATGAAAGCATCACGCAGTTCAATGGC